From the genome of Bordetella sp. H567, one region includes:
- a CDS encoding IclR family transcriptional regulator: MNDNRSVQRCLAILRGFRSGPGQSLTALSKAVDLPHSTVLRLLNTLQGEGYVRKEGTLWSLTPQLLEIGFAALANTGVNEFIQSSLQELASRCNGTVNIGEKSRDEVIIIARASSDQERRKIVVVNLRVGSSLPRGSALYSALDLPEDEWAIARYPDRKVTTVGIPLFKGPSRSLSLGLSVNDDEYPMARIETELVAGLRTEREQIRRLMRLGEV, translated from the coding sequence ATGAATGATAATCGGTCGGTCCAGAGGTGTCTAGCGATCCTGCGCGGTTTTCGCAGCGGCCCCGGGCAATCCCTAACTGCCCTGTCCAAGGCGGTGGATCTGCCGCACTCCACGGTGCTGCGGCTGTTGAATACGCTGCAGGGGGAAGGCTACGTGCGCAAGGAAGGCACGCTGTGGTCGTTGACGCCCCAGTTGCTGGAGATCGGCTTCGCGGCGCTGGCCAATACGGGGGTGAACGAATTCATCCAATCGTCGCTGCAGGAGTTGGCCAGCCGGTGCAACGGCACGGTGAATATCGGCGAAAAAAGCCGGGACGAGGTCATCATCATCGCCCGCGCCAGTTCCGATCAGGAACGGCGCAAGATCGTGGTGGTCAACCTGCGCGTGGGCAGTTCGCTGCCGCGCGGCAGCGCCTTGTATTCGGCGCTGGATCTGCCGGAGGACGAATGGGCCATCGCGCGGTATCCGGACCGGAAGGTCACGACGGTGGGTATTCCCCTGTTCAAGGGGCCGTCGCGCAGTCTTTCGCTGGGCTTGTCGGTGAACGACGATGAGTATCCGATGGCGCGGATAGAGACCGAACTGGTCGCCGGCTTGCGCACGGAGCGCGAGCAGATCCGGCGCTTGATGCGCTTGGGCGAGGTGTGA
- a CDS encoding hydantoinase/oxoprolinase family protein, which yields MGYRVGVDIGGSFTDFAVFDEDSGEIKSLKVFSRPDQPGEEVIAGIRMLGERYGIQPDQISYFTHGTTVGINTVIQRKGLKLALFATENFCDVLELARLKTPDMYHLLSRRPEPLIKRSMVFGIAERMAPDGSVRTPLDEQSVGRAVQAARDAGAEGIVISLLHAYRNPAHELRVKEIVGALAPDLPVSCSSETWPIIREYERTITAVIGGYVQPRVAHYLGSLQSALKDAGVRPEPRLTKSNGGVMTAEQGKRDCVQMILSGTAAGVIGASHVAATAGIPRCLSLDIGGTSADIAVIMDGKPQYGVGELIGDFQIHIPSVSVSSVGEGGGSIAWVDPLGVLKVGPESAGSRPGPACYRRGGTRATITDAFVCCGLVGHSDLGYQAVEVDAEASRKAVGELAAQLGRGIEETAEAIIQIAVSGMYTEVSGLVSRYGIDPREYAVLAFGGAGPMLGCFLAREIKVQEIVVPPSPGTLSALGGLIADLKSDFLKTVYTDLTPANLDIVRQEFAALRERADQWLREEQGHIDDAEYVYSAEMRYRGQSYEIDTVLDPAQVASGDVRAVGQAFHDMHRRLYGHADERAPVQIVSLRVVISGNNDKPGFPRHEPRPGTPVPERAVRVWLDGGFRDVDLYSRNALSAGQRFSGPAIVTQDDCTTVIPADHVCRVDDYANLRITFEGAAS from the coding sequence ATGGGCTACAGGGTAGGCGTCGATATCGGCGGCTCTTTCACGGACTTCGCCGTCTTCGATGAAGACAGCGGGGAAATCAAAAGTCTCAAGGTCTTCTCCCGCCCGGACCAGCCCGGCGAGGAAGTCATCGCCGGGATACGCATGCTGGGCGAACGCTATGGCATCCAGCCGGACCAGATCAGCTATTTCACGCACGGCACCACGGTGGGCATCAACACCGTCATCCAGCGCAAGGGCCTGAAGCTGGCCTTGTTCGCCACCGAGAATTTCTGCGATGTGCTGGAATTGGCGCGCCTGAAAACGCCCGACATGTACCACCTGCTGTCGCGACGGCCGGAACCGCTGATCAAGCGCAGCATGGTCTTCGGCATCGCCGAGCGCATGGCGCCGGATGGTTCGGTGCGCACGCCGCTGGACGAGCAAAGCGTGGGGCGCGCCGTGCAGGCGGCCCGCGATGCCGGCGCCGAAGGCATCGTGATATCGCTGCTGCATGCCTACCGCAATCCCGCGCACGAGCTGCGCGTGAAGGAAATCGTCGGCGCCTTAGCCCCGGACCTGCCGGTGTCGTGCTCCAGCGAGACCTGGCCCATCATCCGCGAGTATGAACGCACCATCACCGCCGTCATCGGCGGCTATGTGCAGCCGCGCGTCGCCCACTACCTCGGTTCCTTGCAGAGCGCCTTGAAGGACGCCGGCGTGCGGCCCGAGCCACGCCTGACCAAATCCAACGGCGGCGTCATGACCGCCGAACAAGGCAAGCGCGACTGCGTGCAGATGATCCTGTCCGGCACGGCGGCGGGCGTGATCGGCGCCAGCCACGTCGCCGCCACCGCGGGCATCCCGCGCTGCCTGAGCCTGGACATCGGCGGCACCAGCGCGGACATCGCCGTCATCATGGACGGCAAGCCACAGTACGGCGTCGGCGAGCTGATCGGCGATTTCCAGATCCATATTCCTTCGGTGTCGGTATCGTCGGTCGGTGAAGGCGGGGGCTCCATTGCCTGGGTCGACCCGCTAGGCGTGCTCAAGGTCGGTCCGGAAAGCGCCGGCTCGCGGCCCGGTCCGGCCTGCTACCGGCGCGGCGGCACGCGCGCCACCATTACCGATGCCTTCGTCTGCTGCGGCCTGGTGGGCCATTCCGACCTGGGCTACCAGGCGGTGGAAGTGGACGCCGAAGCCTCGCGCAAGGCAGTCGGCGAACTGGCCGCTCAGCTGGGCCGCGGCATCGAGGAAACCGCGGAAGCCATCATCCAGATCGCCGTGTCGGGCATGTATACGGAAGTCAGCGGCCTGGTGTCGCGCTATGGCATCGATCCGCGCGAGTATGCGGTGCTGGCCTTCGGCGGCGCCGGCCCCATGCTGGGCTGCTTCCTGGCGCGGGAAATCAAGGTCCAGGAAATCGTCGTGCCGCCTTCGCCCGGCACGCTCAGCGCGCTAGGCGGGTTGATCGCCGACTTGAAAAGCGACTTCCTGAAGACGGTCTACACCGACCTGACGCCCGCCAACCTGGACATCGTGCGCCAGGAATTCGCGGCGCTGCGCGAACGCGCGGACCAATGGCTGCGGGAGGAACAAGGACACATCGACGATGCCGAGTACGTGTATTCCGCGGAAATGCGCTACCGCGGGCAATCCTATGAAATCGACACCGTGCTGGACCCGGCGCAGGTGGCGTCGGGCGACGTGCGCGCGGTGGGCCAGGCCTTCCACGACATGCACCGCCGCCTGTATGGCCACGCCGACGAACGCGCGCCCGTACAGATCGTCAGTCTGCGCGTGGTGATTTCCGGCAACAACGACAAGCCCGGCTTTCCCCGCCACGAGCCGCGCCCCGGCACACCGGTGCCGGAGCGCGCCGTGCGCGTGTGGCTGGACGGCGGTTTCCGCGACGTGGACCTGTACAGCCGCAACGCGCTGAGCGCGGGCCAGCGCTTCAGCGGCCCGGCCATCGTCACCCAGGACGACTGCACCACCGTGATACCCGCCGACCATGTCTGCCGTGTCGACGACTACGCCAATCTGCGCATCACTTTCGAAGGAGCCGCGTCGTGA
- a CDS encoding hydantoinase B/oxoprolinase family protein translates to MTVDNFRLQVLANHCTAAAEAMGYTLMRTAYSTFVKETEDFSAQLMTPAGKTFASPKTFGATWYTGLDYGRVIQMFDDYREGDIYLTNDPYSGYVATHTPDMHVWKPVFRDGRLVCFVGSHIHNTDMGGAVPASLSRTLTEVHQEGLRIPPMLLMRDGVIDDKLLRIMQVNVRMPDQNHGDLNAQIAALNVGERKVHEIIDRFGVDEFMQGAEAILDYAEQQTRALIRDIPDGDYEFSEYADEDAVGGYPCRIHITLRVRGDELEMDFTGSDPQVASSLNVPTGGDGHHSVITVGLIYVMHTLAPRNVLNAGSVRPMRAVLPEGSIVNPQAPAAVGMRSLTAAVIQACTFGVFNRALPDRLPACPAGGSTLLNVKTATRGGRQVLSSIGPCGGGGGGGPEYDGVEGCGANSAFLKNTPVEINEAEVPIEVIRYGLVPDTGGAGRLRGGNAATMEFKLLAPNGVVTARNRNRSELAAWGVVGGKAGANSRFIKNPDGPAPEELRNSDLVNCAPGDVIRLQGPAGGGYGDPHERPVEKVLEDVRCGFVSRQRARDAYGVVLREDLSVDEAATRALRAGGRRQPDHFDYGPGRSRFESIWTAARYDAMTRIMAALPISWRHFVKHQMFAALAGTEPPQDGGAQDIERIYRQLTERYADLPAFDAIAGHPAAA, encoded by the coding sequence GTGACCGTGGACAACTTCCGCCTGCAGGTGCTCGCCAACCACTGCACCGCCGCCGCCGAGGCCATGGGCTATACGCTCATGCGTACCGCCTATTCCACCTTCGTCAAGGAAACCGAGGACTTCTCCGCCCAGCTGATGACGCCGGCCGGCAAGACCTTCGCCTCGCCCAAGACCTTCGGCGCGACCTGGTACACCGGCCTGGACTATGGCCGCGTGATCCAGATGTTCGACGACTACCGCGAGGGCGACATCTACCTGACCAACGATCCCTACAGCGGCTATGTCGCCACCCACACGCCCGACATGCACGTGTGGAAGCCGGTGTTCCGCGACGGCCGGCTGGTCTGCTTCGTGGGCAGCCACATCCATAACACCGACATGGGAGGCGCGGTGCCGGCATCCCTGTCGCGCACACTCACCGAGGTGCACCAGGAAGGATTGCGCATTCCGCCCATGCTGCTGATGCGCGACGGCGTGATCGACGACAAACTGCTGCGCATCATGCAGGTCAACGTGCGCATGCCGGACCAGAACCACGGCGACCTGAACGCGCAGATCGCCGCCTTGAACGTCGGCGAGCGCAAGGTGCACGAGATCATCGACCGCTTCGGCGTGGACGAATTCATGCAGGGCGCCGAGGCCATCCTGGACTACGCGGAACAGCAGACGCGCGCGCTGATCCGCGACATTCCCGACGGCGACTACGAATTCTCCGAATACGCCGACGAGGATGCCGTGGGGGGCTATCCCTGCCGCATCCACATCACGCTGCGCGTGCGCGGCGATGAACTGGAAATGGACTTCACCGGAAGCGATCCGCAGGTGGCCTCGTCGCTGAACGTGCCGACGGGCGGCGATGGCCATCATTCCGTCATCACGGTCGGGCTGATCTATGTCATGCATACGCTGGCGCCGCGCAACGTGCTGAACGCCGGCTCGGTGCGCCCCATGCGCGCCGTGCTGCCCGAAGGCTCGATCGTCAATCCGCAGGCGCCGGCCGCGGTGGGCATGCGCAGCCTGACGGCGGCCGTGATCCAGGCCTGCACCTTCGGTGTCTTCAACCGCGCCCTGCCCGACCGCCTGCCTGCCTGCCCCGCCGGCGGCTCCACCCTGCTGAACGTCAAGACCGCCACGCGCGGCGGCCGCCAGGTGCTGTCCTCCATCGGCCCTTGCGGCGGTGGGGGGGGCGGCGGGCCGGAGTACGACGGCGTCGAGGGCTGCGGCGCGAACAGCGCCTTCCTGAAGAACACGCCGGTGGAAATCAACGAGGCGGAAGTGCCCATCGAAGTCATCCGCTACGGCCTGGTACCGGACACCGGCGGCGCCGGCCGGCTGCGCGGCGGCAACGCCGCCACGATGGAATTCAAGCTGCTGGCGCCCAACGGCGTGGTCACCGCGCGCAACCGCAACCGCTCCGAACTGGCGGCCTGGGGCGTCGTGGGCGGCAAGGCCGGCGCGAACTCGCGCTTCATCAAGAACCCGGACGGCCCCGCGCCGGAGGAACTGCGCAACAGCGACCTGGTGAATTGCGCGCCCGGCGACGTGATCCGCCTGCAAGGCCCGGCCGGCGGCGGCTATGGCGATCCCCACGAGCGCCCGGTCGAAAAAGTGCTGGAGGACGTGCGCTGCGGCTTCGTGTCGCGCCAGCGCGCACGCGACGCCTATGGCGTGGTGCTGCGCGAGGACCTGTCGGTGGACGAGGCCGCGACGCGCGCGCTGCGCGCGGGCGGCCGGCGCCAACCGGACCACTTCGACTACGGCCCCGGGCGATCCCGCTTCGAAAGCATCTGGACGGCGGCCCGCTACGACGCCATGACGCGCATCATGGCCGCGCTACCCATCAGCTGGCGCCATTTCGTCAAGCACCAGATGTTCGCTGCCCTGGCCGGCACGGAGCCGCCCCAGGACGGCGGGGCGCAGGACATCGAACGCATCTACCGCCAGCTCACCGAACGCTACGCGGACCTGCCCGCGTTCGACGCCATCGCCGGACACCCGGCGGCGGCCTGA
- a CDS encoding NAD(P)/FAD-dependent oxidoreductase — MASSADIFAPGFQSRPYWWEAYEPPEPGEDALPRHADVVIVGGGYTGVCCALTLREAGIDAVVLEAGRPGQGASTRSGGQMSGGVNVQKKALAAVGESPEQRETRLAARLRDAAASMRYVESLIERHRIDCGWQKTGRLTTMWLPQHYESWKHRMDQLNACTGSNARMIPPEELGREIGSTVYHGAALIEQAGHLHPARLYGGMLAAARAAGARVQGNTRVRAIERTTGGHEVHTTRGTIRAQQVVIATNGYTGPDLGDLHRKVVPIATYMIATEELPPDLAASILPTNRAVSESRRVVNHYRLSPDGRRLLFGGRARFTPASEDTTARLLYRAMLKRFPQLAGTRITHSWGGNVAMTLDAMPHIGGSDGLHYALGCNGSGVAMMSYLGHSVGRKIALRSRDPINAFDMGEIPGHPFYFGNTWFLFAIGSWYQARDAYDHWRAR, encoded by the coding sequence ATGGCATCTTCCGCGGACATCTTCGCGCCCGGCTTCCAGAGCCGCCCCTACTGGTGGGAAGCCTACGAGCCGCCCGAACCGGGCGAGGACGCCCTGCCGCGCCACGCCGACGTGGTGATCGTGGGCGGCGGCTACACCGGCGTCTGCTGCGCCCTGACGCTGCGCGAGGCCGGCATCGACGCCGTGGTGCTGGAAGCCGGCCGTCCGGGCCAGGGCGCCAGCACGCGGTCCGGCGGGCAAATGTCGGGCGGCGTGAACGTGCAGAAAAAGGCGCTGGCCGCCGTCGGCGAAAGCCCCGAACAGCGCGAGACGCGCCTGGCGGCCCGGCTGCGCGACGCGGCCGCGTCCATGCGCTATGTCGAATCGCTGATCGAGCGCCACCGCATCGACTGCGGCTGGCAGAAGACCGGACGGCTCACCACCATGTGGCTGCCCCAGCACTACGAAAGCTGGAAGCACCGCATGGACCAGCTCAACGCCTGCACCGGCTCGAACGCCCGCATGATTCCGCCGGAGGAATTGGGACGGGAGATCGGGTCCACCGTCTATCACGGCGCGGCCCTGATCGAGCAGGCCGGGCATCTGCACCCGGCGCGGCTGTACGGCGGCATGCTGGCCGCGGCCCGCGCGGCCGGCGCCCGTGTGCAGGGCAACACGCGCGTGCGCGCCATCGAACGCACCACGGGGGGCCATGAGGTGCACACCACGCGCGGCACGATACGCGCGCAGCAGGTGGTGATCGCGACCAACGGCTACACCGGTCCGGACCTGGGCGACCTACACCGCAAGGTCGTGCCCATCGCCACCTACATGATCGCCACCGAGGAGCTGCCGCCTGATCTGGCGGCCAGCATCCTGCCCACCAACCGCGCCGTGTCCGAATCGCGCCGCGTGGTCAATCACTACCGCCTCTCGCCCGACGGCCGCCGCCTGCTGTTCGGCGGCCGCGCACGCTTCACCCCGGCCAGCGAGGATACGACGGCCCGGCTGTTGTATCGCGCCATGCTCAAGCGCTTTCCGCAGCTGGCCGGCACGCGCATCACCCACAGCTGGGGCGGCAACGTCGCGATGACGCTGGACGCCATGCCGCACATCGGGGGTTCGGACGGCCTGCATTACGCCCTGGGCTGCAACGGCAGCGGCGTGGCCATGATGAGCTACCTGGGACACAGCGTGGGCCGCAAAATCGCCCTGCGGTCCCGGGATCCGATCAACGCTTTCGACATGGGGGAGATTCCCGGGCATCCTTTCTACTTCGGCAACACCTGGTTCCTGTTTGCCATCGGCAGCTGGTACCAGGCGCGCGATGCCTACGATCATTGGCGTGCCCGCTAA
- a CDS encoding Bug family tripartite tricarboxylate transporter substrate binding protein, with the protein MNMQRRNALRVLTGVCGAAALPRYALAQPAAYPAGPVTVIVPYGSGGSTDVIARLLVNDVSERLGGKFIVEDKPGAAGNIGTRQVAVSRPDGSTLLYSTATPFCINPYVYRTLPFDPDNDFAAVSRTAKLPLVLVVNAGLGIKDAHAFVDYLRQHQKESSFSSYGIGTSSHIAGTIFTKKIGAPGVLHVPYKDMTAMSDLAAGRNTFHIDAWSVVDPLVKAGKLVPLAVSSAEPLPWAPQLPTIASVVKSDYEVVTWHAVFAPRKTPTDVVDLLNREFQKTIDKPIVQKTYREQGFLTYPPATPKEIDAFVKADKARWKAYVEAAGITPS; encoded by the coding sequence ATGAATATGCAGCGACGCAATGCCTTGAGAGTCCTGACCGGCGTGTGCGGGGCGGCCGCCCTGCCCCGGTACGCGCTGGCGCAGCCGGCGGCGTATCCCGCCGGCCCCGTCACGGTCATCGTGCCCTATGGATCCGGCGGCAGCACCGACGTGATCGCCCGGCTGCTGGTCAACGATGTCAGCGAACGCCTGGGCGGCAAGTTCATCGTCGAGGACAAGCCCGGCGCGGCCGGCAATATCGGCACCCGCCAGGTGGCGGTCTCGCGTCCGGACGGCAGCACCCTGCTGTACTCGACGGCGACGCCGTTCTGCATCAATCCCTATGTGTACCGCACCTTGCCCTTCGATCCGGACAACGACTTCGCCGCCGTTTCGCGCACCGCGAAGCTGCCGCTGGTCCTGGTCGTCAACGCGGGGCTGGGCATCAAGGACGCGCACGCATTCGTGGACTACCTGCGCCAGCACCAGAAGGAAAGCAGCTTCAGTTCCTACGGCATCGGCACATCCAGCCATATCGCCGGCACCATCTTCACCAAGAAGATCGGCGCCCCTGGCGTGCTGCACGTCCCCTACAAGGACATGACAGCGATGTCGGACCTGGCGGCCGGCCGCAACACCTTCCACATCGACGCCTGGTCCGTCGTGGACCCGCTGGTCAAGGCCGGCAAGCTGGTGCCGCTGGCCGTTTCCAGCGCCGAACCCCTGCCCTGGGCCCCACAGCTGCCGACCATCGCGAGCGTGGTGAAAAGCGACTACGAGGTCGTTACCTGGCACGCGGTCTTCGCGCCGCGCAAGACGCCCACGGACGTCGTCGACCTGCTGAACCGCGAATTCCAGAAGACGATAGACAAGCCCATCGTCCAGAAGACCTATCGGGAACAGGGTTTCCTGACCTATCCGCCCGCCACGCCCAAGGAGATCGACGCGTTCGTCAAGGCGGACAAGGCACGCTGGAAGGCCTATGTGGAGGCGGCGGGCATTACGCCGTCATAG